In Solenopsis invicta isolate M01_SB chromosome 13, UNIL_Sinv_3.0, whole genome shotgun sequence, one DNA window encodes the following:
- the LOC120359364 gene encoding mucin-2-like, with product MDSELDALLTAPANDAEFEILWQRMMHTTPDLPKLFPSPPHRRPSPTATGTPERSTRNIAPGSLEARHRSACQQSLPVLPGTSPAVPRRARPVTAIRAPPPDLVQRAKPAKRTPAPSTSRATRHPVVGVRVQRSSATNARKLAALLAEPPLLTALFGDPLSDLDDDNGAITATAPQDHAEETSLLHKSTTSTPPEKTSPTPGPAVAATVATQTAASEPTAPTSALPAATKAPRVPETTPTTKTGARPDRPPLPVRITDDLTVYVPYYAATVSRVYKVRLANRRFTLRFGRDGQCHYVREFPA from the exons ATGGACTCCGAGCTAGACGCACTCCTTACCGCTCCGGCCAACGACGCCGAATTCGAGATCCTCTGGCAGAGGATGATGCACACCACGCCAGACCTACCGAAGTTGTTCCCGTCACCGCCACACCGACGACCAAGTCCGACCGCCACCGGGACACCGGAACGCTCGACACGCAACATCGCGCCAGGGTCTCTCGAGGCACGACACCGCTCCGCCTGTCAGCAAAGCTTGCCCGTCCTTCCGGGAACGTCACCGGCCGTCCCAAGGCGTGCCAGGCCGGTCACCGCCATCCGCGCGCCGCCGCCAGATCTGGTGCAAAGGGCAAAACCCGCCAAGCGCACCCCTGCGCCTTCGACGAGCCGGGCGACCAGACACCCAGTGGTCGGCGTACGGGTACAGCGTTCTTCGGCAACCAACGCGCGGAAACTCGCCGCACTACTGGCCGAACCGCCGCTA CTAACGGCGCTGTTCGGAGACCCGTTGTCGGACCTGGATGACGACAACGGGGCTATCACCGCCACCGCGCCTCAGGACCACGCGGAGGAAACCAGCCTGCTTCATAAAAGCACCACCTCGACGCCGCCGGAAAAGACCTCCCCAACGCCGGGACCAGCAGTCGCCGCAACTGTCGCCACGCAGACCGCCGCAAGCGAACCCACCGCTCCGACGTCAGCCTTACCGGCAGCCACGAAGGCCCCCCGAGTACCGGAGACGACACCCACGACCAAGACCGGCGCCCGCCCGGACCGACCGCCTCTACCAGTGCGGATCACCGACGACCTAACCGTGTACGTCCCTTACTACGCGGCCACGGTTTCGCGGGTGTATAAAGTTCGCCTCGCCAACCGCCGCTTCACGCTCCGGTTTGGTCGTGATGGCCAGTgccactacgtgcgggaattcccggcgtag